In Myxococcus stipitatus, the following are encoded in one genomic region:
- a CDS encoding archease → MRGEGRTPEEAFEQVALALCTRVTDPSTVEVREEVEVVCEAVDRSELLVEWLRSVVQWMASRQLRFRCFAVRLDGPRLFGHGFGEPLDPSRHRPSRDVRGFSLTGPTVRWSADGRWSAECEVEL, encoded by the coding sequence GTGCGAGGCGAGGGCCGCACCCCCGAGGAGGCCTTCGAGCAGGTGGCGCTCGCGCTGTGCACCCGCGTGACGGACCCCTCCACCGTGGAGGTGCGCGAGGAGGTGGAGGTGGTGTGTGAGGCTGTCGACCGGAGCGAGCTCCTGGTGGAGTGGCTGCGCTCCGTCGTCCAGTGGATGGCGTCGCGTCAGCTGCGCTTCCGGTGCTTCGCGGTGCGGCTGGACGGGCCGCGCCTGTTCGGCCACGGCTTCGGCGAGCCCCTGGACCCCTCGCGCCACCGCCCCTCCCGCGACGTGCGAGGTTTCTCCCTCACAGGACCCACCGTGCGCTGGAGCGCGGACGGCCGGTGGAGCGCCGAGTGCGAGGTGGAGCTCTAA
- a CDS encoding ribose-phosphate diphosphokinase: MDPILITGTASPHLGRELARALGVAPTDCHFERFPDGEMHLEVPTTVRGRTVVLVQSLTPPAGEHLLELLLMADACWRAGAARLEAVVPYLGYARQDRRAKPGEPLGGRLVADMLTQGRFSRVMVVDLHSPALEGCFGAPLEHLTALPLLADALRPKVTDTSVVVAPDLGAVKRAEALARLLGRPWAVIHKVRLSGDEVHASGLMGEVRGKRPILVDDMVSTGGTLVAAAGTLRDAGCADDFTVVTTHALLVGPALERLKALPLSNLVATDSVEPASGLPFPHHVVTLAPLVARALMP; this comes from the coding sequence ATGGACCCCATCCTCATCACCGGTACCGCCAGCCCCCACCTGGGACGGGAGCTCGCCCGAGCCCTCGGCGTGGCGCCCACTGACTGCCACTTCGAACGCTTTCCGGATGGAGAGATGCACCTGGAGGTCCCCACCACCGTGCGCGGCCGCACCGTGGTGCTGGTGCAATCCCTGACGCCGCCCGCGGGTGAGCACCTGCTGGAGCTGCTGTTGATGGCGGATGCGTGCTGGCGGGCCGGCGCGGCGCGGCTGGAGGCGGTGGTGCCGTACCTGGGCTACGCGCGGCAGGACCGGCGCGCGAAGCCCGGCGAGCCCTTGGGCGGCCGGCTGGTGGCGGACATGCTGACGCAGGGCCGCTTCTCGCGGGTGATGGTGGTGGACCTGCACAGCCCCGCGCTGGAGGGTTGCTTCGGCGCGCCGCTGGAGCACCTCACCGCGCTGCCGCTCCTGGCGGACGCGCTGCGCCCCAAGGTGACGGACACGTCGGTGGTGGTGGCGCCGGACCTGGGCGCGGTGAAGCGCGCGGAGGCCCTGGCGCGGCTGCTCGGCCGCCCGTGGGCGGTGATTCACAAGGTGCGGCTGAGCGGCGACGAGGTCCACGCCAGCGGCCTCATGGGCGAGGTGCGAGGCAAGCGCCCCATCCTCGTGGACGACATGGTGTCGACGGGTGGCACGCTCGTGGCCGCCGCCGGAACGCTGCGCGATGCGGGCTGCGCGGACGACTTCACGGTGGTCACCACCCACGCGCTGCTGGTGGGCCCCGCGCTGGAACGGCTGAAGGCGCTGCCCCTGAGCAACCTGGTCGCCACCGACAGCGTGGAGCCCGCCTCGGGGCTGCCCTTCCCGCACCACGTGGTGACGCTCGCGCCGCTGGTGGCCCGCGCGCTGATGCCCTGA
- a CDS encoding enoyl-CoA hydratase — MSDTLLTKREAGVLTLTFNRPEKKNAFTHAMYEAATLALQQAATDAEVRVVLLTGAGSVFTAGNDIGDFMEHPPAGEDSAVFRFLKALVDAPMPVLAAVDGPAVGIGTTMLLHCDYVVASERARFHMPFVQLGLCAEGASSLLLPRMAGYALASELLLFGEPFDAATAQRAGIVNKVVPDASLQDVANERARTLASRPAEAVRVTKELVRAPLRAETHATLAREGAKFIERLGSTEAQEAFMAFMSRGRK, encoded by the coding sequence ATGTCCGACACGTTGCTGACGAAGCGGGAAGCGGGGGTCCTCACCCTCACCTTCAACCGGCCCGAGAAGAAGAACGCCTTCACGCATGCCATGTACGAGGCGGCCACGCTCGCGCTCCAGCAGGCGGCCACCGACGCCGAGGTCCGCGTGGTGCTGCTCACCGGCGCGGGCTCCGTCTTCACGGCGGGCAATGACATTGGCGACTTCATGGAGCACCCGCCCGCGGGCGAGGACAGCGCGGTGTTCCGCTTCCTCAAGGCGCTGGTGGACGCGCCCATGCCGGTACTCGCGGCGGTGGACGGCCCTGCGGTGGGCATCGGCACGACGATGCTGCTGCACTGTGACTACGTCGTCGCCAGCGAGCGCGCGCGCTTCCACATGCCCTTCGTGCAGCTGGGGTTGTGCGCCGAGGGCGCCAGCAGCCTGCTGTTGCCGCGCATGGCCGGCTACGCGCTCGCCAGCGAGCTGCTCCTGTTCGGCGAGCCGTTCGACGCGGCGACCGCGCAGCGCGCCGGCATCGTCAACAAGGTGGTGCCCGACGCAAGCCTCCAGGACGTGGCGAACGAGCGCGCCCGCACCCTGGCCAGCCGCCCCGCCGAGGCGGTGCGTGTGACGAAGGAGCTGGTGCGCGCCCCCCTGCGCGCGGAGACCCACGCCACGCTCGCGCGCGAGGGCGCGAAGTTCATCGAGCGGCTGGGCTCCACGGAGGCGCAGGAGGCCTTCATGGCGTTCATGTCGCGCGGCCGGAAGTAG
- a CDS encoding ABC transporter ATP-binding protein: MTTTVTNSAETPASGDAAVLAEAPKVDTNKSLIQLEGLTKVFETEEVETHALSNIHLNIRQNEWVAIIGPSGSGKSTLLAVLGLLDTTTRGTYLLDGKSVLDLSASDRALVRNRHIGFIFQSFNLIGDLTVFENVELPLTYRGMPAAERKQRVERALERVGMAHRARHMPGQLSGGQQQRIAVARAVAGDPLILLADEPTGNLDSKNGEAVMQLLSDLHKGGATICMVTHDPAHARTATRTVSLFDGRIVQDEQRR, from the coding sequence ATGACGACGACGGTGACGAACAGTGCGGAGACTCCCGCTTCCGGGGACGCGGCGGTGCTGGCGGAGGCGCCCAAGGTGGATACGAACAAGTCCCTCATCCAGTTGGAGGGGCTGACGAAGGTGTTCGAGACGGAGGAGGTGGAGACGCACGCGCTCTCCAACATCCACCTCAACATCCGCCAGAACGAGTGGGTGGCCATCATCGGTCCGTCCGGCTCCGGCAAGTCCACGCTGCTGGCGGTGCTGGGGTTGCTCGACACGACGACGCGCGGCACGTACCTGCTGGACGGCAAGAGCGTGCTGGATTTGTCCGCGTCGGACCGGGCGCTGGTGCGCAACCGGCACATCGGCTTCATCTTCCAGAGCTTCAACCTGATTGGCGACCTGACGGTGTTCGAGAACGTGGAGCTGCCCCTGACGTACCGGGGCATGCCCGCCGCCGAGCGCAAGCAGCGGGTGGAGCGCGCGCTGGAGCGCGTGGGCATGGCGCACCGGGCGCGGCACATGCCGGGGCAGCTCTCCGGTGGTCAGCAGCAGCGCATCGCCGTGGCGCGCGCCGTGGCGGGAGACCCGCTCATCCTGCTGGCGGACGAGCCCACCGGTAACCTCGACTCGAAGAACGGCGAGGCGGTGATGCAGCTCCTGTCGGACCTGCACAAGGGCGGGGCCACCATCTGCATGGTGACGCACGACCCGGCGCACGCGCGCACCGCCACGCGCACGGTGAGCCTCTTCGACGGGCGCATCGTCCAGGACGAGCAGCGGCGCTGA
- a CDS encoding phosphoribosyltransferase codes for MRFRDRADAGRRLAAMLLPFRGTDVHVLGLARGGLRVAYEVARALEVPMDVWVSRRLTVPGRVLTLGAVSEGGGQFLLADAMRLAPLPKTRLEGLIRDERDEVEAQVRRLRGRSPPEVHGSTVLLVDDGVLTGASAAAALRALNPLHPGRKVLATPVASPRGLEVVRPEVDQVVCVWTEPGLRSVAEAYEDFRAFPDVELQNLIERSNQPPWRSHSVTESADSGGSWM; via the coding sequence ATGCGGTTTCGCGACAGAGCCGACGCGGGGCGACGCCTGGCGGCCATGCTCCTGCCCTTCCGAGGGACGGACGTGCATGTGCTGGGGCTGGCCCGAGGTGGACTCCGGGTGGCGTACGAGGTGGCGCGCGCGCTGGAAGTGCCCATGGACGTCTGGGTGTCCCGCCGGCTCACCGTCCCCGGCAGGGTGTTGACGCTGGGCGCGGTGTCGGAAGGCGGCGGCCAGTTCCTGCTGGCCGATGCGATGCGGCTGGCGCCCCTGCCCAAGACGCGGCTGGAGGGGTTGATTCGCGACGAGCGCGACGAAGTGGAGGCGCAGGTGCGGCGCCTGCGTGGGCGTTCTCCTCCGGAGGTTCATGGTTCCACCGTGCTGCTGGTGGATGACGGCGTGCTGACGGGGGCCTCCGCCGCCGCCGCGCTCCGCGCCCTCAATCCATTGCACCCGGGACGCAAGGTGCTGGCCACGCCGGTGGCCTCGCCGCGAGGGCTGGAGGTGGTGCGCCCCGAAGTCGACCAGGTGGTGTGCGTCTGGACGGAGCCGGGCCTGCGCTCGGTGGCGGAGGCGTATGAAGACTTCCGCGCCTTCCCGGACGTGGAGTTGCAGAACCTCATCGAGCGCTCGAACCAGCCGCCGTGGCGCTCCCACTCGGTGACGGAGTCCGCGGATTCGGGAGGCTCCTGGATGTGA
- a CDS encoding AMP-binding protein yields the protein MTSSLLEAFLDHAHRAPGRPLLTFERESVTCGELAEHVTAFAKGLRQRGLQPGERVALFLENSPQFIIAYLGVQAAGGVVVLVNTAYRQVELAHILSDAEVHTCVTGAAGVAELIPLRDQLPSLQWLVTTEPPTPAPPASLPVISFDTLLVEGASASIALSLPRPEDLAVLGYTSGTTGRSKGAMLLHRNLLANVKAVTEAWRWTAEDRLLLALPLFHTHGLMVGLHGTLYTGSSLELHRRFVATDALATLRDDASLTMFFGVPTMYGRLLEESRRTGVKPRALRLWVSGSAPLSPQLFHDIEHDFGARIMERYGMTETVMNTTNPYDGERRPGTVGFPFPRQEARVVDMRTRKALPQGETGEIEVRGPHVFAGYWRRPDATAESFDAEGWFRTGDLGEVDADGYLRITGRARELIISGGFNVYPREVEEVLATHPGVAEVAVLGLPDADYGEQVVAVVVPPPGVHAPEAQALVEWCKDRLASFKKPRRVVFMDSLPRNALGKVQKHLLRARLR from the coding sequence ATGACTTCGTCTCTCCTCGAAGCCTTCCTGGACCACGCCCACCGCGCGCCGGGGCGGCCGCTGCTCACCTTCGAGCGTGAGTCCGTCACGTGCGGAGAGCTGGCCGAGCACGTCACCGCCTTCGCGAAGGGGCTCAGGCAGCGGGGCCTGCAACCCGGCGAGCGCGTGGCGCTGTTCCTGGAGAACAGCCCCCAGTTCATCATCGCCTACCTGGGCGTGCAGGCCGCCGGCGGCGTGGTGGTGCTGGTCAACACGGCCTATCGCCAGGTGGAGCTGGCCCACATCCTGTCGGACGCGGAGGTGCACACCTGCGTCACGGGCGCCGCGGGCGTCGCGGAGCTCATCCCCCTGAGGGACCAGCTCCCCTCGCTCCAGTGGCTCGTCACGACGGAGCCGCCCACCCCGGCGCCCCCGGCCTCGCTGCCGGTCATCTCCTTCGACACACTGCTCGTCGAGGGCGCCTCCGCCTCCATCGCGCTGAGCCTGCCCCGTCCGGAGGACCTGGCGGTGCTGGGCTACACGTCCGGCACCACCGGCCGCTCCAAGGGCGCCATGCTGCTGCACCGAAACCTCCTGGCCAACGTGAAGGCCGTCACGGAGGCGTGGCGGTGGACGGCGGAGGACCGGCTCCTGCTCGCCCTGCCCCTGTTCCACACGCACGGGCTGATGGTGGGACTGCACGGCACGCTCTACACGGGCTCGAGCCTGGAGCTGCACCGGCGCTTCGTCGCCACGGACGCGCTGGCCACGCTGCGTGACGACGCGTCCCTGACGATGTTCTTCGGCGTGCCCACCATGTACGGGCGGCTGCTGGAGGAGTCGCGGCGCACGGGGGTGAAGCCTCGCGCGCTGCGGCTGTGGGTGTCCGGCTCCGCGCCGTTGAGCCCCCAGCTCTTCCACGACATCGAGCACGACTTCGGCGCGCGTATCATGGAGCGCTACGGGATGACGGAGACGGTGATGAACACCACCAACCCGTATGACGGCGAGCGCCGTCCGGGCACGGTGGGCTTCCCCTTCCCCCGCCAGGAGGCACGCGTGGTGGACATGCGCACGCGAAAGGCCCTGCCCCAGGGCGAGACGGGCGAAATCGAGGTGCGCGGCCCCCACGTCTTCGCCGGCTACTGGCGCCGCCCGGACGCCACCGCCGAGTCGTTCGACGCGGAGGGCTGGTTCCGCACCGGGGATTTGGGCGAGGTGGACGCGGACGGTTACCTGCGCATCACCGGCCGCGCGCGCGAGCTCATCATCAGCGGCGGCTTCAACGTGTACCCGCGCGAGGTGGAGGAGGTGCTCGCCACGCACCCGGGCGTCGCCGAGGTCGCCGTGCTGGGCCTGCCCGACGCGGACTACGGCGAGCAGGTGGTCGCCGTGGTGGTGCCCCCACCGGGTGTCCACGCGCCGGAGGCCCAGGCCCTGGTGGAGTGGTGCAAGGACCGGCTCGCCAGCTTCAAGAAGCCGCGCCGCGTCGTCTTCATGGACTCACTGCCGCGCAACGCGCTGGGCAAGGTCCAGAAACACCTGCTGCGAGCGCGGCTGCGGTGA
- a CDS encoding hydrolase → MKARDARQDAADRGEVREVRVQVGRVELGGTLGIPPRARGLVVFAHGSGSSRFSPRNRAVARALRAVGLGTLLFDLLSEDEEALDASTGELRFDIPFLALRLVAVTRWVCSLPEVSALRRGYFGSSTGAAAALVAAALNPDLVQAVVSRGGRPDLAGPALARVHAPTLLLVGGADVEVLELNQEAFDELPGVKSLVVIPGATHLFEEPGALEEVAHRAGDWFVRHLETPALETRE, encoded by the coding sequence GTGAAGGCGCGAGACGCAAGACAGGACGCCGCGGACCGGGGCGAGGTCCGCGAGGTGCGGGTCCAGGTGGGGCGCGTGGAGTTGGGCGGCACCCTGGGGATTCCTCCGCGCGCCCGCGGCCTGGTCGTCTTCGCGCATGGCAGTGGCAGCAGCCGCTTCAGTCCTCGCAACCGCGCCGTGGCCCGCGCGCTGCGCGCGGTGGGGCTGGGCACGCTCCTGTTCGACCTGCTCAGCGAGGACGAGGAGGCGCTCGACGCGAGCACCGGAGAGCTGCGCTTCGACATCCCCTTCCTCGCGCTGCGGCTGGTGGCCGTGACGCGGTGGGTGTGCTCCCTGCCGGAGGTGTCCGCGTTGAGGCGCGGCTACTTCGGCTCCAGCACGGGCGCGGCCGCGGCGCTGGTGGCGGCGGCCCTGAATCCGGACCTGGTCCAAGCGGTGGTGTCCCGAGGCGGCCGGCCGGATTTGGCCGGGCCCGCGCTGGCCCGGGTCCACGCGCCCACGCTGCTATTGGTGGGCGGCGCGGACGTGGAGGTGCTGGAGCTGAACCAGGAGGCCTTCGACGAGCTGCCAGGGGTCAAGTCGCTGGTGGTCATCCCCGGCGCGACCCACCTCTTCGAGGAGCCCGGCGCGCTGGAGGAGGTGGCGCACCGCGCGGGGGACTGGTTCGTCCGCCACCTGGAGACCCCCGCGCTGGAGACACGCGAATGA
- a CDS encoding efflux RND transporter periplasmic adaptor subunit, producing MDIPKPKKPRRKPWLLAIGGALALILVTVGLGRLKPAAPSVDRGSVWLDTVKRGPMVRQVKGAGTLVPEYIRWLTADTAGRVERIHVRPGAEVKAGTLLMELSNPDVQLQMLEAERQLASAEAEFIETRMTLETQRLAQEAAVATLTTDSSDAERRAQANTTLLEKSFIPDLEAKQAGEKAGELTRRLELERKKLNVVTTSMRDQLAAQQGQVERLKAVARFRRTQVESMKVLAGEDGVLQELPLELGQWVTPGVLLAKVVKPERLKAELRIAETQARDIQPGQKTLVDTRNGIVEGTVARVAPAASQGTVRVEVSLPAELPKGARPDLTVEGTVELERLANVLSVGRPAGAQPNGTMSMFRLIPGGDEAVRVPVQLGRGSVNAVEVLQGLAEGDQVVLSDMAAWDAVERVRLR from the coding sequence GTGGACATTCCCAAGCCCAAGAAGCCGCGCCGCAAGCCCTGGTTGCTCGCCATTGGTGGAGCCCTTGCTCTGATTCTCGTCACGGTGGGGCTGGGCCGGCTCAAGCCGGCGGCGCCGTCGGTGGACCGGGGCTCGGTGTGGTTGGACACGGTGAAGCGGGGCCCCATGGTGCGCCAGGTGAAGGGCGCGGGGACGCTGGTTCCCGAGTACATCCGCTGGCTGACGGCGGACACGGCGGGCCGGGTGGAGCGCATCCACGTGCGCCCCGGCGCCGAGGTGAAGGCGGGCACGCTGCTCATGGAGCTGTCCAACCCGGACGTGCAGCTCCAGATGCTGGAGGCGGAGCGGCAGCTGGCCAGCGCGGAGGCGGAGTTCATCGAGACGCGCATGACGCTGGAGACGCAGCGGCTGGCGCAGGAGGCGGCGGTGGCCACGCTCACCACGGACTCCTCCGACGCGGAGCGCCGCGCGCAGGCGAACACCACGCTCCTGGAGAAGTCGTTCATCCCAGACCTGGAGGCGAAGCAGGCGGGCGAAAAGGCGGGCGAGCTGACGCGGCGGCTGGAGCTGGAGCGCAAGAAGCTGAATGTCGTGACCACCAGCATGCGCGACCAACTGGCGGCGCAGCAGGGCCAGGTGGAGCGATTGAAAGCGGTGGCGCGGTTCCGACGTACGCAGGTGGAGTCGATGAAGGTGCTCGCGGGTGAGGACGGCGTGCTGCAGGAGCTTCCGTTGGAGCTGGGCCAGTGGGTGACGCCCGGCGTGTTGTTGGCGAAGGTCGTCAAGCCCGAGCGGCTGAAGGCGGAGCTGCGCATCGCGGAGACGCAGGCGCGCGACATCCAGCCGGGCCAGAAGACGCTGGTGGACACGCGCAACGGGATTGTGGAGGGCACGGTGGCGCGCGTGGCGCCGGCGGCGAGCCAGGGCACGGTGCGCGTGGAGGTGTCGCTGCCGGCGGAGCTGCCCAAGGGCGCGCGGCCGGACCTCACCGTGGAGGGCACCGTGGAGTTGGAGCGGCTGGCCAACGTGCTGTCGGTGGGCCGGCCGGCGGGGGCCCAGCCCAACGGGACGATGTCGATGTTCCGGCTGATTCCCGGCGGTGACGAGGCGGTGCGGGTGCCGGTGCAGTTGGGCCGGGGCTCGGTGAATGCCGTCGAGGTGCTTCAGGGCCTGGCGGAGGGTGACCAGGTGGTGCTTTCGGACATGGCCGCGTGGGACGCGGTCGAGCGGGTGAGGCTGCGATGA
- a CDS encoding response regulator, which translates to MKRLLIVDDELAIVEALQDILSVEGYGILTAFNGAEGLQRMAEVRPDLVLLDLMMPVMDGREMLRRMRDDPELRSIPVVVMSAGRISEEERRSSARFLAKPFELDLLLDTIAELLGGPQD; encoded by the coding sequence ATGAAGCGGCTGCTCATCGTCGATGACGAGCTGGCCATCGTCGAGGCCCTCCAGGACATCCTCTCCGTGGAGGGGTACGGCATCCTCACCGCTTTCAACGGCGCGGAGGGCCTTCAGCGCATGGCCGAGGTCCGGCCAGACCTGGTGCTCTTGGACTTGATGATGCCGGTGATGGACGGGCGGGAGATGCTGCGCCGCATGCGCGATGACCCCGAGCTGCGCTCCATCCCCGTGGTGGTCATGAGCGCGGGCCGCATCTCCGAGGAGGAGCGCCGCTCCAGCGCGCGCTTCCTCGCCAAGCCCTTCGAACTGGACCTGCTCCTGGACACCATCGCCGAGCTCTTGGGCGGCCCCCAGGACTGA
- a CDS encoding M1 family metallopeptidase, whose protein sequence is MPNLLRPVALATVALLTACGARQNPPVSEAAAAPPAPVAPAAAASPTPPTLRLPKDVRPSGYAVALTLDPKVAAFQGTVDIGLDVVKPTSVVWLHGKDLTVKEATLMQAGASIDVTPLKSEQGDFLGFSLAKPLAVGTAKLRVVYDGVASERENDGAFRVNEGGDWYVYTQFEPIDARRVFPCFDEPEYKVPWQFTFHVPAGNVAVTNTPQLAEEARPDGGRTFRFGRTQPLPSYLIAFGVGPFDFLPAADSGQKKVKTRIITPRGRAAEGAYAAQVTPDILAALEDYFGIPYAYEKLDVLAVPLLGGAMEHPGLVTFNSRMILAKPEEDSIGRQRGFSETQVHELGHQWFGNLVTLAWWDDLWLNESFASWVTPRIIESWRPSWGAPVDRVQDRSRSLDADSLLSARRIHQPIASAHDIHGAFDGITYGKGSAVLTMTEEWLGREVFRRGIQRYMRKHAHGNATAKDFTDALSAEAGQDVTGVLEKFLDQTGAPLVTASLVCGAGQPKVVLTQQHYLRLGSKAEAPQSWKVPVCVKYAAGNKDAKACTVMEGERAEVALTEAKACPAWVFPNADGAGYFRMRLEGEAATKLSKAGMGKLSRAERVALMGDTRALALAGAIPASEALALAARMAQDEDRVIVEGAMDMLDLVSARLLPESKWPDRERFLRETFGPRARKLGFASRKGESEDTRLLRPSLMWRAARDGGDPQLVAQARVLADKWLTDKSAVEPEMVSPVLAIAAGHGDAAFMEKLIAAARTEKTRTTRQRLLQTLGNFKDPALVKQILPLVFDKALDPRESVWMLFGATQNVRTQGLAFDFVKANYDKLVGDSPDALLPQEMASAMTYVGSPLCSAEGRQQIADFFTTRNEKTPGGPRTLAQVLESVDQCAALKAAQGASIESFLARPPPRQARAN, encoded by the coding sequence ATGCCCAATCTGCTCCGACCGGTGGCGCTGGCCACCGTTGCCTTGCTCACCGCGTGTGGTGCTCGGCAGAACCCCCCTGTCTCAGAGGCCGCCGCGGCGCCTCCCGCTCCCGTGGCGCCCGCGGCGGCGGCCTCGCCCACGCCTCCCACGCTGCGGCTCCCCAAGGACGTGCGCCCCAGTGGCTACGCCGTGGCGCTCACGCTGGACCCGAAGGTCGCCGCCTTCCAGGGCACCGTCGACATCGGCCTGGATGTCGTGAAGCCAACATCTGTCGTGTGGCTGCACGGCAAGGACCTCACCGTGAAGGAGGCCACGCTGATGCAGGCGGGCGCCTCCATCGACGTGACGCCGCTGAAGAGCGAGCAAGGGGACTTCCTCGGCTTCTCGCTGGCGAAGCCGCTGGCGGTGGGCACCGCGAAGCTGCGCGTGGTGTACGACGGTGTCGCGTCCGAGCGGGAGAACGACGGCGCCTTCCGCGTCAACGAGGGCGGTGACTGGTACGTCTACACGCAGTTCGAGCCCATCGACGCGCGCCGCGTCTTCCCGTGCTTCGACGAGCCTGAATACAAGGTGCCCTGGCAGTTCACCTTCCACGTGCCCGCGGGCAACGTGGCCGTCACCAACACGCCGCAGCTGGCCGAGGAGGCCCGTCCGGACGGCGGCCGCACCTTCCGCTTCGGGCGCACGCAGCCCCTGCCCAGCTACCTCATCGCCTTTGGCGTGGGCCCGTTCGACTTCCTCCCCGCCGCGGACTCCGGCCAGAAGAAGGTGAAGACGCGCATCATCACCCCGCGAGGCCGCGCCGCCGAGGGCGCCTACGCCGCGCAGGTGACGCCCGATATCCTCGCCGCGCTGGAGGACTACTTCGGCATCCCCTACGCCTACGAGAAGCTGGATGTCCTCGCCGTGCCGCTGTTGGGCGGCGCCATGGAGCACCCGGGCCTGGTGACGTTCAACTCGCGGATGATTCTGGCGAAGCCGGAGGAGGACTCCATCGGCCGGCAGCGTGGCTTCTCCGAGACGCAGGTGCACGAATTGGGGCACCAGTGGTTCGGCAACCTCGTCACGCTGGCGTGGTGGGACGACCTGTGGCTCAACGAGTCCTTCGCGTCGTGGGTCACCCCGCGCATCATCGAGTCGTGGCGGCCCTCGTGGGGCGCGCCGGTGGACCGCGTGCAGGACCGCAGCCGCTCGCTGGACGCGGACAGCCTCTTGTCCGCGCGCCGCATCCACCAGCCCATCGCCTCCGCGCATGACATCCACGGCGCCTTCGATGGCATCACCTACGGCAAGGGCTCCGCGGTCCTCACGATGACGGAGGAGTGGTTGGGCCGCGAGGTGTTCCGCCGCGGCATCCAGCGCTACATGCGCAAGCACGCGCACGGCAACGCCACGGCGAAGGACTTCACGGACGCGCTGTCGGCGGAGGCGGGCCAGGACGTGACGGGCGTGCTGGAGAAGTTCCTGGACCAGACGGGCGCGCCGCTCGTCACCGCCTCGCTGGTGTGTGGCGCGGGTCAGCCCAAGGTGGTCCTCACGCAGCAGCACTACCTGCGGCTGGGCTCGAAGGCGGAGGCGCCTCAGTCCTGGAAGGTGCCCGTGTGCGTGAAGTACGCGGCGGGCAACAAGGACGCGAAGGCGTGCACGGTGATGGAGGGCGAGCGCGCCGAGGTCGCGCTGACGGAGGCGAAGGCGTGCCCGGCCTGGGTCTTCCCCAACGCGGACGGCGCGGGCTACTTCCGGATGCGGCTGGAGGGAGAGGCCGCCACGAAGCTGTCGAAGGCGGGCATGGGCAAGCTGTCGCGCGCGGAGCGGGTGGCGCTGATGGGCGACACGCGGGCGCTGGCCCTGGCCGGAGCGATTCCCGCCTCGGAGGCGCTGGCGTTGGCGGCGCGCATGGCGCAGGACGAGGACCGCGTCATCGTCGAGGGCGCCATGGATATGCTCGACCTGGTGAGCGCCCGGCTCCTGCCGGAGTCGAAGTGGCCGGACCGCGAGCGCTTCCTGCGCGAGACGTTTGGCCCGCGGGCCCGGAAGCTGGGCTTCGCCTCGCGCAAGGGCGAGAGCGAGGACACGCGCCTGTTGCGCCCCAGCCTGATGTGGCGGGCGGCCCGCGATGGCGGAGACCCGCAGCTCGTCGCCCAGGCGCGGGTGCTCGCGGACAAGTGGCTGACGGACAAGAGCGCGGTGGAGCCGGAGATGGTGAGCCCGGTGCTGGCCATCGCCGCGGGCCACGGCGACGCGGCCTTCATGGAGAAGCTCATCGCGGCGGCGCGCACGGAGAAGACGCGCACCACGCGCCAGCGGCTCCTCCAGACGCTGGGCAACTTCAAGGACCCGGCGCTGGTGAAGCAAATCCTCCCGCTGGTGTTCGACAAGGCGCTGGACCCGCGCGAGTCCGTCTGGATGCTGTTCGGCGCCACCCAGAACGTGCGCACGCAGGGACTGGCCTTCGATTTCGTGAAGGCGAACTACGACAAGCTGGTGGGTGACTCGCCCGACGCGCTGCTCCCCCAGGAGATGGCCAGCGCCATGACCTATGTGGGCTCGCCCCTCTGCAGCGCCGAGGGGCGTCAGCAAATCGCGGACTTCTTCACCACGCGCAACGAGAAGACCCCGGGTGGGCCTCGCACGCTGGCGCAGGTGCTGGAGTCGGTGGACCAGTGCGCCGCGCTGAAGGCGGCGCAGGGGGCCAGCATCGAGTCCTTCCTCGCCAGGCCGCCTCCGCGTCAGGCGCGGGCGAACTAG
- the orn gene encoding oligoribonuclease — MRSREPRFVWLDLEMTGLDPESCAIIEIGVIITGPDLRPLAELERVIWQPEEVLLRMEPVVREMHTRNGLLEKVRASNTSLRVAEKDVTALVAEHCDLGEGVLAGNSIHTDRRFLFQYMPMLERYLHYRMVDVTSLKVLTRAWYPNLVEPRKPPSGHTALADLRSSINELQYYRDTLFRATPG; from the coding sequence ATGCGTTCGCGTGAACCCCGCTTTGTCTGGCTGGACCTGGAGATGACCGGCCTGGACCCCGAGTCGTGCGCCATCATCGAGATTGGCGTCATCATCACTGGCCCGGACTTGCGTCCGCTCGCGGAGCTCGAGCGGGTCATCTGGCAGCCGGAGGAGGTGCTCCTTCGCATGGAGCCCGTGGTGCGGGAGATGCACACGCGCAACGGCCTGCTCGAGAAGGTGCGCGCGTCCAACACGTCCCTGCGGGTGGCGGAGAAGGACGTGACGGCGCTGGTGGCCGAGCACTGTGATTTGGGCGAGGGCGTGCTGGCGGGCAACTCCATCCACACCGACCGCCGCTTCCTGTTCCAGTACATGCCCATGCTGGAGCGCTACCTGCACTACCGCATGGTGGACGTGACGAGCCTCAAGGTGCTCACGCGCGCCTGGTATCCGAACCTGGTGGAGCCCCGCAAGCCGCCCAGCGGCCACACGGCGCTGGCGGACCTGCGCTCCAGCATCAACGAGCTGCAGTACTACCGGGACACGCTCTTCCGCGCGACGCCGGGCTGA